A single genomic interval of Spirosoma linguale DSM 74 harbors:
- a CDS encoding hypothetical protein (KEGG: cla:Cla_1554 conserved hypothetical lipoprotein), with amino-acid sequence MYRSLVAKLTIQAMTPLRRHAVLRRVKDITLSATLSLALLNGAVLLQSCSNNSSDEQEERTETSFKQGVRTYITETAPGNFKITDEVQTGPDKAGAIVNYYDGHRDTLSVEAAKRLVETDKSTSTYLNNPGAYHSYHHNGLANALLWGSLGYMLGRNNSSQFQNDQRRYGSGFYTNPSLFQRSTQVGENIRSSRVTRTVRPSGGRSGFFSGRSRSFSG; translated from the coding sequence ATGTACCGTAGTTTAGTAGCCAAACTTACTATTCAGGCCATGACCCCTCTCCGTCGACATGCCGTGCTTCGGCGCGTAAAAGATATTACCCTCAGTGCTACCCTTAGTCTGGCCCTGCTAAACGGTGCGGTTCTGTTGCAGAGTTGTAGCAATAACAGTTCCGATGAGCAGGAAGAGCGAACCGAAACCAGCTTTAAGCAAGGTGTTCGGACGTACATTACTGAAACGGCACCGGGTAATTTTAAAATCACGGATGAAGTTCAGACGGGACCCGACAAGGCCGGGGCTATCGTGAACTACTACGATGGTCATCGCGATACGCTGAGCGTTGAAGCCGCTAAACGGCTTGTTGAAACCGATAAATCGACGAGTACGTACCTCAATAATCCGGGTGCTTACCACTCCTATCACCACAATGGCCTGGCCAATGCTTTGCTGTGGGGTAGCCTGGGTTATATGCTGGGGCGTAATAATTCATCCCAGTTTCAAAACGATCAGCGAAGATATGGGTCTGGCTTTTACACGAATCCGAGCCTGTTTCAACGCTCAACTCAGGTTGGTGAGAATATCCGTAGCTCGCGGGTGACGCGTACGGTGCGCCCGTCGGGTGGACGAAGTGGATTCTTTAGTGGCCGGAGCCGGAGCTTCTCCGGGTAA